In one Gemmatimonadota bacterium genomic region, the following are encoded:
- a CDS encoding nucleoside-binding protein has protein sequence MRSRRTFATTLVVAASLMPIASPTSAQTEVQFQYGNLLDQFSNESAGSWVLTLQHASFWSHGDNFFFADFVTAPDDRDHDVQDVWMEWYSNFSLGSIFGSGPGDGVIRDVGFLPGINIGADPNILQILPGARLSWKLPGFLFLNTDFSLALDRSAGLAGRGAPSTDARFFFDLNGTAVFGGGPLQFMLSGHAEYAASTTNELGEEVPFWVLAQPQLTVDAGGLVGAEGKLFLGVEYQYWKNKLGSRNTESVPQFLAIWRF, from the coding sequence ATGAGATCTCGAAGAACTTTCGCGACCACCCTTGTCGTCGCCGCGTCGCTGATGCCGATCGCCTCGCCGACCTCGGCTCAGACCGAGGTTCAGTTCCAGTACGGCAACCTTCTCGATCAGTTCTCCAACGAGAGCGCGGGCTCCTGGGTGCTGACCCTCCAGCACGCCTCCTTCTGGAGCCACGGCGACAACTTCTTCTTCGCCGACTTCGTCACCGCACCCGACGACCGCGACCACGACGTTCAGGACGTGTGGATGGAGTGGTATTCGAACTTCAGCCTGGGCTCGATCTTCGGAAGCGGACCCGGCGACGGAGTGATCAGGGACGTCGGATTTCTCCCCGGCATCAACATCGGAGCCGATCCCAACATCCTGCAGATACTCCCCGGCGCGCGCCTCTCGTGGAAGTTGCCGGGCTTCCTCTTCCTAAACACCGATTTCAGCCTGGCCCTGGACAGGAGCGCGGGACTGGCCGGACGCGGGGCCCCGTCGACTGACGCTCGCTTCTTCTTCGACTTGAACGGCACTGCGGTCTTCGGAGGAGGACCGCTCCAGTTCATGCTGTCGGGCCACGCCGAATACGCGGCTTCCACCACCAACGAGCTCGGCGAGGAAGTGCCGTTCTGGGTGCTCGCGCAGCCGCAGCTCACGGTGGACGCGGGTGGGCTGGTGGGCGCGGAAGGCAAACTCTTCCTCGGGGTCGAGTACCAGTACTGGAAGAACAAGCTCGGCAGCCGCAACACGGAGAGCGTACCGCAGTTTCTGGCCATCTGGCGGTTCTGA
- a CDS encoding amidohydrolase family protein, translated as MRKIMTAVTAACLLAPSLAFGQMEETSPRGANEGDGPHERLILRGVTVIDGTGAPPMGPVDIVIEGDRIAEVRSVGFPGVPINEGRRPNGATRELDLSGHFVMPGFVDMHAHTGGSGKAPQPEYTYKLWMAHGITTSRGVGHGPMMWALNEKARAARNEIVAPRMFAYARPGEGWDQGPVRTPEVARAWVRWAAEQEVEGQRIDGLKLNAFDPPIMEALIDEAKRHGLGTVAHLAQTGLARMTVIDAAEIGLDMMTHYYGLMESMLTDYSVQDWPLDYNYNDEQHRFGQVGRLWFQAAEPGSEQWNALVDRLVELGFGIDPTMTIYEASRDVMRAREAEWHQDYTLPSQWDFYAPSRRAHGSYWFYWTSEDEYHWNKFYEKWMRFLNDFKNAGGVVTTGSDSGFIYKLYGFGYIRELELLREAGFHPIEVIRAATYHGALQLHKPKGLADELDFGLLRPGLKADLVVVDENPLQNLKVLYGTGAVKLNDDTGEVERVGGIKYTIKDGIVYDARQLLEDVREMVTRAKASTAISER; from the coding sequence ATGCGAAAGATCATGACCGCCGTGACCGCGGCCTGCCTCCTCGCTCCCTCCCTCGCCTTCGGCCAGATGGAGGAGACCTCCCCCCGCGGCGCGAACGAGGGCGACGGCCCTCACGAGCGTCTCATCCTGCGGGGTGTGACGGTGATCGACGGCACCGGCGCCCCTCCCATGGGCCCTGTGGACATCGTGATCGAGGGCGACCGGATCGCCGAGGTGCGTTCGGTCGGCTTCCCCGGCGTGCCGATCAACGAGGGACGGCGGCCCAACGGCGCCACGAGAGAGCTCGACCTCTCCGGCCACTTCGTCATGCCCGGGTTCGTGGACATGCACGCGCATACCGGCGGTTCGGGGAAGGCTCCGCAGCCCGAGTACACCTACAAGCTGTGGATGGCGCACGGGATCACCACCTCCCGCGGCGTCGGCCACGGCCCGATGATGTGGGCGCTCAACGAGAAGGCCCGAGCGGCGCGGAACGAGATCGTGGCGCCGCGCATGTTCGCCTACGCCCGCCCGGGCGAGGGGTGGGACCAAGGTCCCGTCAGGACTCCCGAGGTCGCCCGCGCCTGGGTGCGCTGGGCAGCCGAGCAGGAGGTGGAGGGCCAGAGGATCGACGGCCTCAAGCTCAACGCCTTCGATCCGCCCATCATGGAGGCGCTCATAGACGAAGCGAAGCGGCACGGCCTCGGCACCGTCGCTCACCTGGCGCAGACCGGGCTGGCCCGCATGACGGTGATCGACGCGGCCGAGATCGGCCTCGACATGATGACGCACTACTACGGTCTCATGGAGTCCATGTTGACCGACTATTCGGTCCAGGACTGGCCGCTCGACTACAACTACAACGACGAGCAGCATCGCTTCGGCCAGGTAGGTCGGCTCTGGTTTCAGGCGGCGGAGCCCGGCAGCGAGCAGTGGAACGCTCTCGTCGACCGCTTGGTGGAACTCGGCTTCGGCATCGACCCGACCATGACCATTTACGAGGCGAGCCGCGACGTGATGCGGGCTCGGGAGGCGGAGTGGCACCAGGACTACACTCTGCCCAGCCAGTGGGACTTCTACGCGCCTTCGCGCAGGGCCCACGGTTCGTACTGGTTCTACTGGACGAGCGAGGACGAGTACCACTGGAACAAGTTCTACGAGAAGTGGATGCGCTTCCTGAACGACTTCAAGAACGCAGGCGGCGTGGTGACCACGGGCTCGGACTCGGGTTTCATCTACAAGCTCTACGGCTTCGGCTACATCCGCGAGCTGGAGCTCTTGCGCGAGGCGGGATTCCACCCGATCGAGGTGATCCGGGCCGCCACCTACCACGGCGCTCTCCAGCTTCACAAGCCGAAGGGGCTCGCGGACGAGCTCGACTTCGGACTGCTCCGGCCGGGGCTCAAGGCCGACCTCGTGGTGGTCGACGAGAATCCGCTCCAGAACCTGAAGGTCCTCTACGGCACCGGCGCGGTCAAGCTAAACGACGACACCGGCGAGGTGGAAAGGGTGGGGGGAATCAAGTACACCATCAAGGACGGCATCGTCTACGACGCCAGGCAGCTTCTCGAGGACGTGCGCGAGATGGTGACCCGGGCTAAGGCCTCGACGGCGATAAGCGAGCGTTAG